Proteins encoded by one window of Cellvibrio sp. KY-GH-1:
- a CDS encoding DNA translocase FtsK, which produces MSPLKSVSPQRRAPASEQTSNLLVRLLKEGALIGLGAICLYLLIAMVSYDPNDPGWSRTGDNAIVQNAGGPFGAWMADVFFSLFGYLAYLFPVMIAYRAWLVLKDRNREGGIDWLFFGLRAAGLVLVMVAGTGIAAMHYSDGQSVLPYSNGGLLGAAVSDAVFGAFNYTGGTLLLLSTFLVGMTIFTDLSWLKLSEDIGRWTLIGFNKAMEKWQVYRRERAEKQIAVKAQEHRREIVEQHVKQEAKRVAPVIITEPPKKKPAPSPRVEKEKQPSLFESLEPAVGTLPPLSLLDPADKRSDKGYSKESLEAMSRMLELKLKDFGIDIEVVSVQPGPVVTRFEIQPAPGIKASRISGLAKDLARSLAVVSVRVVEVIPGKSVMGVEIPNAHREMVRLSEVIASEAFDNAKSPLTMALGHDISGEPVVSDLAKMPHLLVAGTTGSGKSVGVNVMLLSLLYKSTPKEVRLILVDPKMLELSVYEGIPHLLTPVITDMKDASNGLRWCVGEMERRYKLMSALGVRNLAGFNRKVDDAINAGEPIKDPLFKPEDNFEAGAEVATAPDLEVLPFIVVVIDEFADMMMIVDKKKVEQLIARIAQKARAAGIHLILATQRPSVDIITGLIKANVPTRIAFQVSSKIDSRTILDQGGAEQLLGHGDMLYLPSGTSVPIRVHGAFVDDHEVHKVVGDWKKRGAPQYIDGITDDDNNSIPVPGLPSEGGEGDEGEADALYDEAVQFVIESRKASISSVQRKLRIGYNRAARLIETMEAAGVVSSAGHNGNREVLVGGGRDFN; this is translated from the coding sequence ATATCACCATTGAAATCAGTCAGTCCACAACGCCGTGCGCCCGCATCGGAGCAGACCTCTAACCTGCTGGTACGCCTGCTGAAAGAAGGGGCCCTGATTGGCTTGGGCGCTATTTGCCTGTATTTGCTGATCGCTATGGTCAGTTACGACCCCAATGACCCGGGGTGGTCGCGCACTGGCGACAACGCCATTGTGCAAAATGCCGGCGGACCTTTCGGTGCCTGGATGGCGGATGTCTTCTTCTCTCTGTTTGGGTACCTTGCTTATTTGTTTCCGGTGATGATTGCTTACCGCGCCTGGTTGGTCTTGAAAGATCGCAACCGCGAAGGGGGAATCGATTGGTTGTTTTTTGGCTTGCGCGCCGCCGGCCTTGTATTGGTAATGGTTGCAGGAACAGGCATTGCCGCCATGCACTACAGCGATGGTCAATCTGTTTTGCCATACTCCAATGGTGGCCTGCTTGGCGCGGCGGTTTCCGATGCGGTCTTTGGTGCGTTTAATTACACCGGCGGAACCTTGCTACTGCTCAGTACCTTTTTAGTGGGCATGACCATTTTCACAGACCTTTCCTGGTTAAAGCTCAGCGAGGACATTGGCCGCTGGACCTTAATTGGTTTCAACAAAGCCATGGAAAAGTGGCAGGTCTATCGCCGTGAGCGGGCAGAAAAGCAAATTGCAGTCAAAGCTCAGGAGCATCGCCGCGAAATCGTAGAGCAGCATGTGAAGCAAGAAGCCAAGCGCGTAGCGCCGGTCATCATTACCGAGCCACCCAAAAAGAAACCTGCACCCAGTCCTCGCGTTGAAAAAGAAAAGCAGCCATCGCTGTTCGAATCGTTGGAGCCCGCAGTGGGCACCTTGCCTCCCTTGAGTTTGCTGGACCCCGCCGATAAACGCAGCGACAAGGGCTATTCCAAAGAGTCGTTGGAAGCCATGTCGCGCATGCTCGAATTGAAACTAAAAGACTTCGGTATCGATATTGAAGTGGTGTCAGTGCAACCCGGCCCAGTAGTTACCCGGTTCGAAATCCAACCGGCGCCCGGCATTAAGGCGAGCCGTATTTCCGGTTTGGCGAAGGACTTGGCGCGTTCACTCGCCGTCGTGTCAGTGCGGGTAGTGGAAGTAATTCCCGGCAAATCAGTTATGGGGGTAGAGATCCCCAATGCACACCGCGAGATGGTGCGCCTCTCGGAAGTGATTGCCTCGGAAGCCTTCGATAATGCGAAATCGCCTCTCACGATGGCCTTGGGCCATGACATTTCCGGCGAGCCAGTGGTATCTGACCTGGCCAAGATGCCGCACTTGCTGGTAGCGGGTACTACGGGTTCGGGTAAATCCGTGGGCGTGAACGTGATGTTGCTCAGCCTGCTGTATAAATCCACGCCTAAAGAAGTGCGCCTGATTTTGGTCGATCCGAAGATGCTGGAGCTTTCAGTGTACGAGGGTATTCCCCATTTGCTCACGCCCGTAATCACTGACATGAAAGATGCATCCAACGGCCTGCGTTGGTGTGTGGGTGAGATGGAACGCCGCTATAAACTCATGTCGGCCTTAGGTGTGCGTAACCTCGCGGGCTTTAACCGCAAGGTAGACGACGCGATTAACGCCGGTGAGCCGATTAAAGATCCGTTATTTAAACCGGAAGACAATTTTGAAGCCGGTGCTGAAGTTGCCACCGCTCCGGATTTGGAAGTGTTGCCGTTTATTGTGGTAGTGATCGACGAATTCGCCGATATGATGATGATCGTCGACAAGAAAAAAGTGGAACAATTGATCGCCCGTATCGCGCAAAAAGCCCGTGCGGCTGGTATTCACCTGATCCTCGCCACACAGCGTCCATCGGTAGACATTATTACCGGCTTGATTAAAGCCAACGTGCCTACGCGTATTGCCTTCCAGGTTTCCTCCAAAATTGATTCGCGTACCATCTTGGATCAGGGTGGGGCAGAGCAGTTGCTGGGGCATGGTGACATGCTGTATTTACCATCCGGTACCAGCGTACCTATTCGTGTTCACGGCGCTTTTGTGGATGACCATGAGGTGCATAAAGTGGTTGGTGATTGGAAAAAGCGCGGCGCTCCACAATATATCGATGGCATTACTGATGACGATAACAACTCGATTCCAGTTCCCGGCTTGCCGAGCGAAGGCGGCGAGGGTGATGAAGGTGAAGCTGATGCGCTTTACGATGAAGCGGTACAGTTTGTTATTGAATCGCGCAAAGCCTCTATTTCTTCAGTACAACGGAAGCTGCGAATCGGCTACAACCGCGCGGCGCGTTTGATTGAGACTATGGAAGCGGCAGGTGTTGTCTCGTCCGCCGGTCACAATGGTAATCGCGAAGTCTTAGTGGGCGGTGGACGAGATTTTAATTAA
- the lolA gene encoding outer membrane lipoprotein chaperone LolA, with protein sequence MKAIVQIFALVLVSVFSGVTYAADDQAAVQLRKLLDAMNSLQGDFTQTSFDKAGVEQEASTGNFMLMRPGKFYWKTLEPMPQLLVSNNKTIWLYDPDLETVTVREFSEDLRETPALLLSADVEQLRKQFSVTRDLNNKAAEAFTLTPKVTEGMFQHLTLVFKNGQLTEFAIKDSLGQLTRCVLTKVERNKPLAEEKFFFQPPEGVEVLRD encoded by the coding sequence ATGAAAGCAATTGTTCAAATTTTTGCGTTAGTGTTAGTGAGTGTTTTTTCTGGCGTTACTTACGCTGCGGATGATCAGGCGGCAGTGCAGTTGCGTAAGTTGCTCGATGCGATGAATAGCCTGCAAGGTGATTTCACTCAAACCAGCTTCGACAAGGCAGGTGTAGAGCAGGAGGCCAGCACGGGTAATTTTATGCTAATGCGGCCGGGCAAGTTTTATTGGAAGACCTTGGAACCAATGCCTCAACTGTTGGTGTCCAATAACAAAACTATTTGGCTCTACGACCCGGATTTGGAAACTGTTACCGTTCGTGAATTCTCCGAAGACCTGCGTGAAACTCCAGCGCTGTTATTGAGCGCCGATGTGGAGCAACTGCGTAAGCAATTTTCAGTCACTCGTGATCTGAACAACAAAGCGGCAGAAGCGTTTACCCTCACACCCAAAGTAACTGAAGGTATGTTCCAGCATTTGACGCTGGTATTTAAAAATGGCCAGTTAACAGAGTTTGCTATTAAAGACAGCCTTGGCCAACTTACACGCTGTGTGCTTACCAAAGTGGAACGCAACAAGCCTTTGGCGGAGGAGAAATTCTTTTTTCAACCGCCGGAAGGCGTAGAAGTTTTGCGCGATTAA
- a CDS encoding replication-associated recombination protein A — protein MDLFGSSTPAYQPLAARMRPRNLDDYIGQEHLLAPGKPLREAITRGQLHSMILWGPPGVGKTSLAKLFAEQADARFETLSAVLSGVKEIRAAVAAAQQERISTRRKTILFVDEVHRFNKSQQDAFLPYVEDGTFIFIGATTENPSFELNNALLSRCRVYVLRGLQPEQLKNVLLQALNDKERGLGDHPIAIDDDTLMTLAQAADGDARKSLNLLEIAADLADDDGDSKVINEQVVAEVLASDVRRFDKGGDIFYEQISALHKSVRGSSPDGALYWLARMLDGGCDPLYIARRVVRMASEDIGNADPRALPLCLSAWDVQERLGSPEGELAIAQAVVYLACAPKSNAVYNAFNRVMADVRAQPAYDVPLHLRNAPTKLMKNMDYGAEYRYAHDEPGAYAAGENYLPEEISATRYYAPVERGLELKIQEKLAHLRELDKQSKKQRYKK, from the coding sequence ATGGATTTATTTGGTTCATCTACACCCGCCTATCAACCGCTTGCCGCGCGTATGCGTCCGCGCAATCTGGATGATTATATTGGTCAGGAGCATTTGCTAGCGCCGGGTAAGCCCCTGCGCGAAGCGATCACGCGCGGGCAACTGCATTCCATGATTTTGTGGGGGCCGCCCGGTGTAGGAAAAACCTCGCTCGCCAAATTATTCGCCGAACAAGCCGATGCACGTTTTGAAACGCTGTCAGCGGTCTTGTCGGGGGTAAAAGAAATTCGCGCGGCGGTAGCTGCCGCACAGCAGGAGCGGATTTCGACACGGCGTAAAACGATTTTGTTTGTCGATGAAGTCCATCGTTTCAATAAATCGCAGCAGGATGCATTTTTACCCTACGTGGAAGATGGCACTTTTATTTTTATCGGTGCGACTACCGAAAACCCTTCCTTCGAATTAAATAACGCATTGCTATCGCGCTGCCGTGTTTATGTGCTGCGCGGTTTGCAACCTGAGCAATTAAAGAATGTGTTGTTGCAGGCGCTCAATGATAAAGAGCGTGGCCTGGGGGATCATCCGATCGCAATTGATGACGATACTCTGATGACTCTCGCCCAGGCGGCGGATGGCGATGCGCGTAAATCGCTTAACCTGCTGGAAATCGCCGCCGATCTTGCGGATGACGACGGCGATAGCAAAGTCATCAACGAACAGGTTGTGGCGGAAGTACTGGCCAGCGATGTGCGCCGCTTTGATAAAGGCGGCGATATTTTTTATGAACAAATATCGGCCTTGCATAAATCGGTGCGCGGTTCATCACCCGACGGTGCCTTATATTGGCTGGCGCGCATGTTGGATGGTGGCTGCGATCCACTTTATATCGCCCGCCGCGTAGTGCGTATGGCGAGTGAAGACATAGGCAACGCCGACCCGCGCGCTCTGCCGTTGTGCCTTTCGGCTTGGGATGTGCAGGAGCGTCTGGGCAGCCCGGAAGGGGAGTTGGCCATCGCCCAGGCGGTGGTTTACCTGGCCTGCGCACCAAAAAGTAATGCTGTGTATAATGCGTTCAACCGGGTGATGGCCGATGTTCGCGCTCAGCCGGCTTACGATGTTCCCCTGCATTTGCGCAATGCCCCGACCAAACTCATGAAAAATATGGATTATGGTGCAGAGTATCGCTATGCCCACGACGAGCCGGGCGCGTATGCGGCAGGGGAGAATTATTTGCCGGAAGAAATTTCCGCTACCCGTTATTACGCCCCCGTAGAGCGTGGGCTGGAATTAAAAATCCAGGAAAAACTGGCGCACTTGCGCGAGCTGGATAAACAAAGCAAAAAGCAGCGTTATAAAAAATAG
- the crcB gene encoding fluoride efflux transporter CrcB yields MQWLAIALGGAIGSVIRFAAVGYLTPLLNYRFPLGTFVVNIVGSFLIGVAYVLLVEKTTLSAEWRLFFITGVLGGFTTFSAFSLEILQLWQEGHVINALMYASGSVILGLLMAFVGMAVTQKLF; encoded by the coding sequence ATGCAGTGGTTAGCAATCGCATTGGGTGGCGCAATTGGATCTGTAATCAGATTCGCCGCCGTCGGCTACCTAACGCCACTGCTGAATTACCGTTTTCCGCTCGGCACTTTTGTGGTGAATATCGTCGGGTCATTTTTAATTGGTGTGGCTTATGTGCTGCTGGTAGAAAAAACGACTTTGTCTGCTGAATGGCGGTTGTTTTTTATTACTGGAGTTTTGGGCGGCTTCACCACTTTCTCCGCGTTTTCGTTGGAGATTTTACAGCTGTGGCAAGAAGGGCATGTGATTAATGCATTGATGTATGCCAGTGGCTCGGTGATTCTGGGTTTATTGATGGCTTTTGTTGGTATGGCCGTAACCCAAAAATTATTTTAG
- the serS gene encoding serine--tRNA ligase, translated as MLDSKLLRTATEDVAKGLAKRGYELDVAKIQALEEKRKDIQVKTENLQAERNSISKGIGKAKQAGEDVAPMMQAVENIKQQLVGAEAELATIQTEWDDFVKAIPNIPADEVPEGKSDEDNVEVRRWGTPRNFDFPVVDHVDLGANLGGLDFEVATKITGTRFAVLRAGVARLHRALAQFMLETHTTEHGYEEVNVPFIVNRDSLFGTGQLPKFEEDLFKLTDDREFYLIPTAEVPVTNIYRDEIVDEAQLPIKLVCHSPCFRSEAGSYGRDTRGMIRQHQFEKVELVKFVRPEESDAALEALVGHAETILQKLGLPHRTVILCGGDIGFSSAKTYDIEVWVPSQNKYREISSCSSFRDFQARRMMARYRNKETGKPELLHTLNGSGLAIGRTLLAVLENYQQADGSIVIPEVLRPYMGGQEVLAPVKK; from the coding sequence ATGTTAGATTCAAAATTACTTCGCACCGCTACTGAAGACGTAGCAAAAGGCTTGGCAAAACGCGGCTATGAATTGGATGTGGCAAAAATTCAGGCACTGGAAGAAAAACGCAAAGACATCCAGGTCAAAACCGAAAACCTCCAGGCTGAACGCAATTCCATTTCCAAGGGTATCGGTAAAGCCAAACAAGCGGGGGAAGATGTAGCGCCTATGATGCAGGCGGTTGAAAACATCAAGCAGCAATTGGTAGGTGCAGAAGCAGAGTTAGCAACTATTCAAACTGAATGGGATGACTTTGTAAAAGCCATTCCCAATATTCCTGCCGATGAAGTGCCGGAAGGTAAAAGCGATGAAGACAACGTAGAAGTTCGTCGCTGGGGTACGCCGCGCAATTTTGACTTCCCGGTAGTGGATCACGTGGACCTTGGCGCGAACCTTGGTGGTCTGGATTTTGAAGTGGCCACCAAAATTACCGGTACTCGTTTTGCGGTATTGCGCGCTGGTGTAGCACGCTTACATCGCGCACTTGCGCAATTCATGTTGGAAACCCATACCACGGAGCACGGCTACGAAGAAGTCAATGTGCCGTTTATTGTGAATCGCGATTCATTGTTTGGCACGGGCCAGTTGCCAAAATTTGAAGAAGACTTATTTAAACTCACCGATGATCGCGAGTTCTATTTAATTCCTACCGCAGAAGTGCCAGTTACCAACATTTATCGCGATGAAATTGTTGATGAGGCCCAGCTGCCGATCAAATTGGTTTGTCATTCTCCGTGTTTTCGTTCGGAAGCGGGCAGCTACGGTCGTGATACCCGCGGCATGATTCGTCAACATCAATTTGAAAAAGTGGAGTTGGTAAAGTTTGTGCGCCCGGAGGAATCCGATGCGGCCTTGGAGGCATTGGTTGGGCATGCTGAAACCATTTTACAAAAACTCGGCTTGCCGCATCGCACGGTTATCCTGTGCGGTGGAGATATTGGTTTCTCTTCTGCCAAAACCTACGACATCGAAGTATGGGTTCCATCGCAAAACAAATACCGGGAAATTTCTTCCTGCAGCAGCTTCCGCGATTTCCAGGCGCGCCGCATGATGGCCCGTTACCGCAACAAGGAAACTGGCAAACCGGAATTGCTGCATACCCTGAACGGCTCAGGTCTGGCAATTGGCCGAACCTTGTTAGCCGTCTTGGAAAACTACCAACAAGCCGATGGCAGCATCGTGATTCCCGAAGTTTTGCGCCCATACATGGGGGGGCAGGAGGTGTTGGCGCCGGTTAAGAAATAA
- the cysG gene encoding siroheme synthase CysG: MDYFPVFLDLKKRRCLLVGGGEVATRKGRMLAKAGAILRIVAPEISAELRELANTSGGELLQREYQTSDLQDCVLAIAATDIESLNEKISADAQALQLPVNVVDTPVLCTYITPAIIDRSPLVIAVSSGGEAPVLARLVRAKLETLIPTGYGKLAQIASQWRERIKARFSDGDSRRKFWEKILQGPAAELMMNGQEEAANSFIRNELASDQSQLTQGEVYLVGGGPGDPELLTLRALRLMQQADVVLYDRLVSDGVMELVRRDAERIYVGKRRSEHAMEQENINQLLVDLAKQGKRVLRLKGGDPFIFGRGGEEIELLAQHNIPFQVVPGITAASGCAAYAGIPLTHRDYAQSVRFVTGHLKSDDTNLSWPELANPTQTLVFYMGLVGLKEICESLIAHGRAADTPVALIEKGTTQEQRVLIADLMSIADVVAANDVHAPTLFIVGEVVKLHDSLKWFNTH; this comes from the coding sequence ATGGATTATTTTCCCGTCTTTCTTGATTTAAAAAAGCGTCGCTGCTTGTTAGTTGGTGGTGGCGAAGTGGCTACACGTAAAGGCAGAATGTTAGCCAAGGCGGGTGCCATATTGCGCATAGTAGCTCCGGAGATTTCTGCCGAACTACGTGAGTTGGCGAATACCTCCGGCGGGGAATTGCTGCAACGTGAATATCAAACCAGCGACTTGCAAGATTGTGTGTTGGCCATTGCTGCGACCGATATTGAATCGCTCAATGAAAAAATTTCTGCCGATGCTCAAGCTTTGCAGTTGCCCGTCAACGTTGTTGATACTCCCGTACTTTGCACCTATATCACGCCGGCAATCATCGATCGCTCGCCCTTGGTAATTGCCGTTTCCAGTGGTGGTGAGGCGCCGGTGCTCGCGCGATTGGTGCGCGCCAAATTGGAAACGCTGATTCCAACGGGTTACGGCAAGCTCGCGCAAATTGCCAGTCAGTGGCGCGAGCGGATTAAAGCGCGCTTTAGTGATGGTGATAGCCGGCGCAAGTTCTGGGAAAAAATCCTGCAAGGTCCAGCAGCAGAATTAATGATGAATGGCCAGGAAGAAGCGGCGAATAGTTTTATTCGTAATGAATTGGCGAGTGATCAGTCACAATTGACCCAAGGAGAGGTTTATCTGGTTGGTGGTGGCCCTGGTGATCCGGAATTATTAACTTTGCGAGCGTTACGCTTAATGCAGCAAGCAGACGTAGTGCTTTACGATCGATTGGTTTCAGATGGTGTAATGGAGTTGGTTCGCCGCGATGCTGAGCGAATCTATGTTGGCAAGCGTCGTAGCGAACATGCAATGGAGCAGGAAAATATCAATCAATTGCTGGTTGATTTGGCGAAGCAAGGTAAACGTGTGCTCCGTTTGAAAGGCGGTGACCCTTTTATTTTTGGTCGCGGCGGTGAGGAGATTGAGCTCTTGGCACAACATAATATTCCATTTCAAGTGGTGCCAGGAATTACGGCCGCATCTGGCTGTGCTGCTTACGCGGGTATTCCCTTAACCCATCGTGATTATGCGCAGTCAGTGCGATTTGTAACTGGCCATCTAAAATCAGATGATACTAATTTATCCTGGCCAGAGCTTGCGAACCCTACACAAACACTGGTGTTTTATATGGGGTTGGTTGGTTTAAAGGAAATTTGTGAGTCATTGATCGCTCATGGCCGCGCCGCAGATACGCCTGTAGCCTTAATTGAAAAAGGCACTACGCAAGAGCAGCGAGTGTTGATTGCAGATTTAATGTCCATTGCTGATGTGGTAGCTGCAAATGATGTTCATGCTCCTACGCTATTTATTGTGGGAGAAGTTGTAAAACTGCATGATAGTTTGAAGTGGTTTAACACCCATTAA
- a CDS encoding TerC family protein produces the protein MLNLLSSLSAGLAPALDTATPQTTAMSIGTPWMWAIFFGIVLVVLLIDLIFVGGGKQHRVSLKEAASWSLVWVALALSFGAGLWWYLDANFSRELANTKTLEYLTGYLIEKSLAVDNVFVWLMLFNFFAIPFELQKRVLTYGVLGAIILRTIMIFAGVWLIAHFHWLLYVFGLFLLFTGIKMWWMADKEIHLENNPLLNWFKRHFAITNQLHGEKFFVLENGVRMMTPLFLALIMVEISDVIFAVDSIPAIFAITSDPFIVLTSNIFAILGLRAMYFLLADMADRFTYIKYGLALVLVFIGIKMILIDIYKIPVGISLLVVAMLIGGSVLLSWIKTKPQENS, from the coding sequence ATGCTTAACCTTCTCTCTTCCCTATCCGCTGGGCTAGCGCCCGCCCTTGATACCGCAACACCTCAAACCACGGCAATGTCTATTGGCACTCCCTGGATGTGGGCCATTTTCTTCGGCATTGTTCTAGTCGTGTTATTAATCGACCTCATCTTTGTAGGTGGAGGCAAACAACACCGGGTATCACTCAAAGAAGCCGCAAGCTGGTCGCTAGTTTGGGTGGCGTTAGCGCTGAGCTTCGGTGCTGGGCTCTGGTGGTACCTGGACGCCAACTTCAGCCGCGAACTAGCCAATACCAAAACTCTGGAATACCTAACTGGCTATTTGATTGAAAAATCCTTGGCCGTAGATAACGTATTCGTGTGGTTAATGTTATTTAACTTCTTTGCCATTCCATTTGAATTGCAAAAACGCGTACTCACCTACGGCGTACTGGGAGCGATTATTTTACGCACCATTATGATTTTCGCCGGTGTTTGGTTAATCGCCCACTTCCATTGGTTGCTCTACGTGTTCGGTTTGTTCCTGTTGTTTACTGGGATCAAAATGTGGTGGATGGCTGACAAAGAAATTCACCTTGAAAACAATCCATTACTCAATTGGTTTAAAAGGCACTTCGCCATAACCAATCAGTTACACGGTGAAAAATTCTTTGTGCTGGAAAATGGCGTGAGGATGATGACTCCGCTGTTTCTGGCGTTGATTATGGTGGAAATTTCCGACGTAATTTTTGCGGTGGACTCGATCCCTGCGATTTTTGCAATTACCTCAGATCCCTTTATCGTGCTAACCTCCAACATCTTTGCCATTTTAGGTCTGCGGGCTATGTATTTTTTGTTGGCTGATATGGCCGATCGCTTCACTTACATTAAATATGGATTGGCGTTGGTGCTGGTATTTATTGGTATCAAAATGATTCTGATCGATATTTATAAAATTCCCGTAGGAATTTCCTTGTTAGTCGTGGCGATGCTGATTGGCGGATCGGTCTTACTCTCGTGGATTAAAACCAAACCACAAGAAAATAGCTAA
- a CDS encoding FdhF/YdeP family oxidoreductase translates to MSSKESSQIEPITIVGGGPKKVLYTLRTVARIGLLNSAKALNSKNTCKACGLGMGGQRGGMTNEKDEFPSVCNKSIQAQSTDIQPPIPQDLFAHTLDDFKQLSAYELEHLGRLDTPLFKNTDSNRYTPVSWAFAFDKMARAFSACQPERSFFYSSGRSSNEAGFVLQLLARIYGTNNVNNCSYYCHQATGVGLSNVIGTGTATVSLEDVGECDCIFVIGANPASNHPRFVHQLKNCRERGGQVIVINPAKEPGLVRFAVPKSAKSMLTGGTWIASDYVQPQIGSDLALLKGIAKALIENQQHDANFITAHTEEFSAFSNELSETSWATIVDSCGIAQEKIVALAAAYAKSERAIFAWGMGITHHLNGVENVEAIANLALLRGMIGKPAAGLLPLRGHSNVQGIGTVGVKPVLAEDVLAKLENQFNLQLPRKPGMDTLACLASAQEGDIDAAFIMGGNLFAATPNTDWARTALDKIPFKVYLTTTLNAGHIHGMENSESLILPVTARDEEWQPTTQESMFNYVRLSDGGIDRLHGVKPEVEILCELGLRLLPKTAPLFQQFKKHNSIRAAIAATISGLEELKDIEETKQEFTIKNRLLDQPLFNTNNQKAQFKIHPLTPNNRNPEFPFTLASIRSEGQFNSIIYEESDSYRGADTRWSVLMNKDDMQALGIVAGDSLNIESPQGVMKSVKAVVFDVPRGNLLAYYPEANVLISTEHDPRSKTPAFKSVPVKITTP, encoded by the coding sequence ATGTCCAGCAAAGAATCATCTCAAATCGAACCAATTACTATTGTAGGCGGGGGCCCAAAGAAAGTTCTCTACACATTGAGAACCGTTGCAAGAATTGGATTACTCAACTCTGCCAAAGCGCTAAACAGCAAAAACACCTGTAAAGCCTGCGGTCTGGGGATGGGTGGACAACGCGGCGGTATGACCAATGAGAAGGACGAATTTCCTTCGGTATGCAACAAAAGTATTCAGGCACAATCGACTGATATACAACCCCCAATTCCGCAAGATTTATTTGCACATACACTCGACGATTTTAAACAACTCAGCGCTTATGAATTGGAACATCTCGGACGGCTTGACACTCCCCTGTTCAAGAACACAGATTCAAATAGATACACTCCCGTAAGCTGGGCGTTCGCATTTGATAAAATGGCACGCGCATTTTCTGCTTGCCAACCTGAGCGCAGCTTTTTTTACTCGTCGGGACGCTCCTCCAACGAGGCCGGCTTTGTATTGCAATTACTGGCACGCATTTATGGCACTAACAATGTGAACAACTGTTCCTACTACTGCCATCAAGCGACCGGGGTTGGTTTGTCCAATGTTATCGGCACAGGTACAGCGACAGTTTCGTTAGAGGACGTGGGCGAATGCGATTGTATTTTTGTGATAGGCGCTAACCCGGCGTCCAATCATCCACGCTTTGTGCATCAATTAAAAAATTGCCGCGAGCGGGGCGGGCAAGTCATAGTAATTAACCCAGCAAAAGAACCCGGTCTGGTACGTTTTGCAGTTCCCAAAAGCGCAAAATCTATGCTGACAGGGGGAACCTGGATTGCATCCGATTATGTGCAACCCCAAATCGGTAGCGACCTCGCCTTATTAAAAGGTATTGCTAAAGCTCTTATCGAAAACCAACAACACGATGCCAATTTCATCACCGCGCACACAGAAGAATTCTCCGCATTTAGCAATGAATTGTCTGAAACCTCATGGGCAACCATTGTTGATAGCTGTGGAATTGCGCAAGAAAAAATTGTTGCACTTGCTGCCGCTTACGCAAAATCCGAGCGCGCGATTTTTGCGTGGGGAATGGGCATCACCCATCACCTCAACGGCGTTGAAAATGTAGAGGCAATTGCCAACCTTGCGCTGCTGCGCGGGATGATCGGTAAACCCGCCGCTGGTTTGCTGCCGCTTCGCGGGCACAGCAATGTCCAAGGTATAGGCACCGTTGGTGTAAAGCCGGTTTTAGCAGAAGATGTGTTAGCAAAATTGGAAAATCAATTTAATTTGCAACTACCACGCAAACCCGGCATGGATACCCTCGCCTGCTTAGCTTCTGCGCAAGAAGGAGATATTGATGCTGCGTTTATTATGGGCGGCAACCTATTTGCAGCAACGCCCAACACCGATTGGGCGCGCACAGCGCTGGATAAAATTCCATTTAAAGTCTATTTAACAACGACTCTCAACGCCGGCCACATTCACGGCATGGAAAACAGTGAGTCCTTGATCCTACCCGTGACTGCGCGCGATGAAGAGTGGCAACCCACTACACAAGAGTCCATGTTTAACTATGTTCGGCTGAGTGATGGAGGCATTGACCGCTTACATGGTGTTAAGCCTGAAGTAGAAATTTTATGCGAGCTAGGGCTTCGTCTACTGCCCAAGACAGCACCTTTATTTCAACAATTTAAAAAACACAATTCGATTCGAGCCGCGATTGCAGCAACTATTAGCGGATTAGAAGAATTAAAGGATATTGAAGAAACCAAGCAGGAATTTACCATTAAAAATCGACTACTGGACCAACCGCTTTTTAATACCAACAACCAGAAAGCGCAATTTAAAATTCACCCCTTAACACCCAATAACCGCAATCCGGAATTTCCCTTTACGCTTGCCAGTATTCGCAGTGAAGGGCAATTCAATTCCATTATTTATGAAGAAAGTGACTCCTATCGTGGAGCCGACACCCGATGGTCGGTATTAATGAATAAGGACGACATGCAGGCATTAGGTATTGTCGCAGGAGATTCGTTAAATATTGAATCGCCACAAGGAGTAATGAAGAGTGTTAAAGCAGTCGTCTTTGATGTCCCACGCGGTAATTTGCTAGCTTATTACCCCGAGGCAAATGTTCTGATTTCCACTGAGCATGACCCACGCAGTAAAACTCCTGCATTTAAGTCGGTACCCGTTAAAATTACTACACCTTGA